The Thermococcus peptonophilus genomic sequence CCAACGAGAAGATCCTCAAGGAAGCTGGCATTTTCTTCGCGGGCGATGTTGTAGCTCCGAGGAACATTGGAACGGCCATGAGGGAAGGAAAGGCCAAGGCGAAGGAGATAGAGGAGTGGCTACTCAAGAAGGCTCCAAAGAAGGTGTTCCCGGTTCCTGTGGCGGCAAGGCTTATCAGCGAAGTCGTCAGCGGGAGGTGCTAATAAGTTTAAGATGGTCTATTCGTAGGTGATGATAACACTTCTTATAATCCCTTCTTTTTTCGCGTGCAGTTTTCAATGCCAAAGCAAAACTTAAAAAGAGTATTCTGAGTCTAAAAGTGGAAAAACATTTCATCCAACGAACCGCCCAGGAATATGCGGCATGAAGGTGGTAAAAATGGTCGATATAGACTTTAATGCCGCAGCCGAACTGTTCGCCGCAACCTCAACGTGGGTCGGGGACGGCAGAACAAAAACAAAACTGGGCAAAATTGAACTTGAGGTGGATAATCCGCTATCAGTTCTTCCAACGAACTCCGAAGAGATGATAACTTGGCCGGAGCAGTTATTACCGGCGGCCTTAGCCGCGTGCTTTATAACTACAATGACAACAGTAAGTGAGAAGATGAGGATTAATCTCAAATCACTTCAAGTCACCGCCAAACCCCTTCTCGCTAGGGATAACGATGGAGGATTTAAGTTCGACAAGATTTTCATCACGATTGAACTTTCCATCCCACGGGAGGACCGGCCTAAGGTCGAAAGACTTGTAGACCTGACCCACAGGTACTGTCTCATAAGCAAGGCAATAAAAGGCAACGTGGAGGAGATCATAGAAACGAAGGTCCATGATGTTTAATCTCCATCGCCTTTTATAGTGAAAAGATTTAAACGCTTTTTCCCCAATTCTTCCTCATGACGGAACCAAAAGACATCGTCCTTAAGGAGAGCGAAGAGGTAGAGGGGACTCCAATAGAGGGGCCGTGGCTGGATGAGGTTTCCAGCCTCGAAGAAGTCATCGACTACTACGAGCGGATAGGCTTCCAGGCAACCCATCTCGGGAAGGCCATCGAAATCTGGAAGAAAGTTGAGAAGAGGCGCGCCGAAGGGAAAGAAGTCAGAGTATTCCTTGGATATACCTCCAACATAATCTCCTCAGGCCTGCGCGAGCTGATAGCCTGGCTCGTGAAGGAGGGTAAGGTTG encodes the following:
- a CDS encoding OsmC family protein — translated: MVDIDFNAAAELFAATSTWVGDGRTKTKLGKIELEVDNPLSVLPTNSEEMITWPEQLLPAALAACFITTMTTVSEKMRINLKSLQVTAKPLLARDNDGGFKFDKIFITIELSIPREDRPKVERLVDLTHRYCLISKAIKGNVEEIIETKVHDV